A genomic window from Prunus persica cultivar Lovell chromosome G2, Prunus_persica_NCBIv2, whole genome shotgun sequence includes:
- the LOC18786733 gene encoding cyclic nucleotide-gated ion channel 1 isoform X1: MANGEVAIALEKMEEKAEATPVADNSKEKVASSHSKPEATAENSVMKDEHGSSKKWSPKEEEAHDPPQGCFLQKWKKIFVASCLFAVLLDPLFLYVPMMRDEIKCLLYDRNLKIAALLLRSVTDLFYILDIIFQIYASPNYSDVMDLYRRIRLYCSKIRFWRKYFVPTIAKTILGSYNILIDIMAILPLPQVAIFIFFSKMRDLRSLSTKRMAIMNFFVLLQYVPRVLCIYLSCKELKRTPKGGTGETAIWVKGVLNFFMYILASHVLGAIWYFFAIQRIAICWHDACRKENGCDTSTFGCHEHQTFRNIRFLNDLCPISPVNTTRFDFGIYSTILQSGIPGSTNYFEKFSNCFWWGLRNLSSLGSNLEPSIDGWENLFAAFISIIGLLLFLYLIGNLQTYMQLNTARREDHRHKMKVERKMEKKDPETELWLSKNGVPKRLINDIKSQMMVKVRQEVEVDRDADLDYIFSILPSTLQMRIKQYMPMTRLKQVPMFQNMDESVLKEICRRLKPKKFTEGDIIIEEGKRLKKMVYIVEGLVSIRSKDSSSDLQQRGPGQVCGEKLVRRLPSTSFPRKAPETKSAITIGDVEALVLKASDVQDMVFEFGKQYFLGTKIFSAKQLEEATNNYHNIIGQGISATVYEGNLPDGTRVAVKKSKTTRPISYSPRVIKEVGVASQIDHKNVVRFLGCCLEPQTQALVFEYIPKGTLSQHTHKEEEGRGSSSPLSWELRIKIASETAEALAYLHSFTPNKPIIHGHVNTKNILLDDDFTAKLSGFGVSRLFIDDDDDDDDEDEAVAAYVREKLRYLDLEYNQPQALREKSDVYNFGVVLAELLTSQVFENDNERKYCGTQLDANAGLKEWNAVSLCWMYRRNPYNMRDFSPERVMEKRDLAWFLSSLEKGHLDQILDGEIIVNEATSSDTAKQVADLAKRCLRPKGGERPSMKEVAAELQRLLKFMAENQRGEPSFC, encoded by the exons ATGGCTAACGGTGAAGTAGCTATAGCTTTGGAGAAGATGGAAGAGAAAGCTGAAGCAACTCCAGTTGCAGACAACTCGAAAGAGAAAGTTGCAAG TAGTCATTCAAAACCAGAGGCTACAGCGGAAAATTCAGTCATGAAAGATGAACACGGATCAAGTAAGAAATGGTCACCAAAAGAGGAGGAAGCTCATGATCCTCCTCAGGGGTGCTTCCTTCAAAAGTGGAAGAAGATATTTGTAGCGTCATGTCTGTTTGCTGTTTTATTGGATCCATTGTTTCTCTACGTTCCTATGATGAGGGACGAAATCAAGTGCCTGCTGTACGATAGAAACTTGAAGATTGCCGCTCTTCTTTTAAGATCAGTCACTGATCTTTTCTATATATTGgacattatttttcaaatttatgcATCACCCAACTATTCTGATGTCATGGATCTATATCGTCGTATTAGGCTTTACTGCTCGAAAATAAGATTTTGGAGGAAATATTTTGTGCCAACAATTGCTAAGACAATCTTGGGGTCATACAATATCTTAATTGACATTATGGCCATTCTTCCGCTTCCACAG GTAgcaatcttcatcttcttttcaaAAATGAGGGACTTGAGATCTTTGAGCACAAAAAGGATGGCTATCatgaacttttttgttttgttgcaaTATGTGCCACGAGTTCTTTGTATCTACTTATCATGTAAGGAACTTAAAAGGACTCCTAAAGGAGggaccggagagactgccataTGGGTTAAAGGTGTCTTGAATTTCTTTATGTATATCCTCGCTAGTCAT GTACTTGGAGCCATATGGTATTTTTTCGCTATCCAACGAATTGCCATTTGTTGGCATGATGCATGTCgaaaagaaaatggatgtGACACTAGTACTTTTGGTTGTCATGAGCATCAGACATTTAGAAATATAAGATTTCTAAATGATTTATGCCCTATAAGTCCAGTGAATACAACGCGTTTTGATTTTGGTATATATAGTACAATCCTTCAATCTGGTATACCGGGTTCaacaaattattttgaaaagttCTCCAATTGTTTTTGGTGGGGCCTGCGAAATTTGAG TTCTCTTGGTTCAAACCTGGAGCCTAGTATCGATGGATGGGAAAACCTGTTTGCGGCTTTTATATCTATAATTGGCTTGCTTTTATTCTTATATCTCATTGGGAATTTGCAG ACATACATGCAGTTGAATACTGCACGAAGAGAAGACCATAGACACAAGATGAAAGTGGAACGAAAGATGGAAAAGAAAGATCCAGAGACAGAGTTGTGGTTATCTAAAAATGGCGTCCCCAAAAGGTTGATTAATGATATCAAGTCGCAGATGATGGTGAAGGTGCGACAAGAAGTTGAAGTAGACAGGGATGCTGATTTGGACTATATCTTCTCTATTCTTCCCTCGACTCTTCAAATGCGTATTAAACAGTATATGCCTATGACTAGGTTAAAGCAG GTGCCAATGTTTCAAAACATGGATGAAAGTGTGTTGAAAGAAATCTGTCGGCGTCTTAAGCCCAAGAAGTTTACTGAAGGTGATATCATTATTGAAGAGGGTAAACGACTTAAAAAGATGGTCTACATTGTGGAAGGACTTGTAAGCATTAGAAGCAAAGATAGCTCCAGTGATTTGCAGCAACGAGGTCCAGGACAAGTATGTGGAGAAAAACTTGTACGGAGGCTACCGTCAACCTCATTTCCCCGCAAAGCACCGGAAACCAAGTCTGCTATCACAATAGGTGATGTTGAAGCCCTTGTTCTCAAGGCTAGTGACGTGCAGGATATGGTCTTTGAATTCGGAAAGCAATACTTTTTGGGGACAAAAATATTTAGTGCAAAACAACTTGAGGAGGCAACAAACAATTACCATAATATCATTGGTCAAGGAATCTCTGCAACCGTTTACGAAGGAAATCTACCAGATGGCACAAGGGTTGCGGTAAAGAAGTCCAAAACTACTAGACCTATCAGTTATAGTCCACGTGTAATTAAAGAGGTTGGGGTTGCTTCTCAGATAGACCACAAAAATGTGGTGAGGTTCTTAGGCTGTTGTTTGGAACCACAGACACAAGCACTGGTTTTTGAGTACATTCCCAAAGGCACTCTTTCCCAACACACtcataaagaagaagagggcaGAGGATCATCATCACCACTTTCATGGGAGTTACGGATAAAGATAGCGTCAGAGACCGCAGAAGCACTGGCTTACTTGCACTCATTCACTCCCAATAAGCCAATCATACACGGACATGtgaacacaaaaaatatactATTGGATGATGATTTCACGGCGAAGTTGTCTGGCTTTGGAGTTTCACGATTGTTCATtgatgatgacgatgacgatgatgatgaagatgaagctgTGGCAGCTTATGTGCGAGAGAAATTACGGTACTTGGACCTTGAGTATAATCAACCGCAGGCGCTAAGAGAAAAGAGTGACGTCTATAACTTTGGAGTTGTCTTAGCGGAGCTACTAACCAGTCAAGTGTTCGAAAATGATAATGAAAGGAAATATTGCGGCACTCAACTGGACGCCAATGCGGGTCTAAAAGAATGGAACGCTGTTTCGCTCTGCTGGATGTATCGTCGGAACCCGTACAACATGCGAGATTTTTCTCCTGAGAGGGTTATGGAAAAGAGAGACCTGGCCTGGTTTCTATCCTCATTGGAAAAGGGTCACTTGGATCAAATTCTGGATGGTGAAATAATAGTCAATGAAGCAACTTCATCTGACACGGCCAA
- the LOC18786733 gene encoding cyclic nucleotide-gated ion channel 1 isoform X2 has product MANGEVAIALEKMEEKAEATPVADNSKEKVASHSKPEATAENSVMKDEHGSSKKWSPKEEEAHDPPQGCFLQKWKKIFVASCLFAVLLDPLFLYVPMMRDEIKCLLYDRNLKIAALLLRSVTDLFYILDIIFQIYASPNYSDVMDLYRRIRLYCSKIRFWRKYFVPTIAKTILGSYNILIDIMAILPLPQVAIFIFFSKMRDLRSLSTKRMAIMNFFVLLQYVPRVLCIYLSCKELKRTPKGGTGETAIWVKGVLNFFMYILASHVLGAIWYFFAIQRIAICWHDACRKENGCDTSTFGCHEHQTFRNIRFLNDLCPISPVNTTRFDFGIYSTILQSGIPGSTNYFEKFSNCFWWGLRNLSSLGSNLEPSIDGWENLFAAFISIIGLLLFLYLIGNLQTYMQLNTARREDHRHKMKVERKMEKKDPETELWLSKNGVPKRLINDIKSQMMVKVRQEVEVDRDADLDYIFSILPSTLQMRIKQYMPMTRLKQVPMFQNMDESVLKEICRRLKPKKFTEGDIIIEEGKRLKKMVYIVEGLVSIRSKDSSSDLQQRGPGQVCGEKLVRRLPSTSFPRKAPETKSAITIGDVEALVLKASDVQDMVFEFGKQYFLGTKIFSAKQLEEATNNYHNIIGQGISATVYEGNLPDGTRVAVKKSKTTRPISYSPRVIKEVGVASQIDHKNVVRFLGCCLEPQTQALVFEYIPKGTLSQHTHKEEEGRGSSSPLSWELRIKIASETAEALAYLHSFTPNKPIIHGHVNTKNILLDDDFTAKLSGFGVSRLFIDDDDDDDDEDEAVAAYVREKLRYLDLEYNQPQALREKSDVYNFGVVLAELLTSQVFENDNERKYCGTQLDANAGLKEWNAVSLCWMYRRNPYNMRDFSPERVMEKRDLAWFLSSLEKGHLDQILDGEIIVNEATSSDTAKQVADLAKRCLRPKGGERPSMKEVAAELQRLLKFMAENQRGEPSFC; this is encoded by the exons ATGGCTAACGGTGAAGTAGCTATAGCTTTGGAGAAGATGGAAGAGAAAGCTGAAGCAACTCCAGTTGCAGACAACTCGAAAGAGAAAGTTGCAAG TCATTCAAAACCAGAGGCTACAGCGGAAAATTCAGTCATGAAAGATGAACACGGATCAAGTAAGAAATGGTCACCAAAAGAGGAGGAAGCTCATGATCCTCCTCAGGGGTGCTTCCTTCAAAAGTGGAAGAAGATATTTGTAGCGTCATGTCTGTTTGCTGTTTTATTGGATCCATTGTTTCTCTACGTTCCTATGATGAGGGACGAAATCAAGTGCCTGCTGTACGATAGAAACTTGAAGATTGCCGCTCTTCTTTTAAGATCAGTCACTGATCTTTTCTATATATTGgacattatttttcaaatttatgcATCACCCAACTATTCTGATGTCATGGATCTATATCGTCGTATTAGGCTTTACTGCTCGAAAATAAGATTTTGGAGGAAATATTTTGTGCCAACAATTGCTAAGACAATCTTGGGGTCATACAATATCTTAATTGACATTATGGCCATTCTTCCGCTTCCACAG GTAgcaatcttcatcttcttttcaaAAATGAGGGACTTGAGATCTTTGAGCACAAAAAGGATGGCTATCatgaacttttttgttttgttgcaaTATGTGCCACGAGTTCTTTGTATCTACTTATCATGTAAGGAACTTAAAAGGACTCCTAAAGGAGggaccggagagactgccataTGGGTTAAAGGTGTCTTGAATTTCTTTATGTATATCCTCGCTAGTCAT GTACTTGGAGCCATATGGTATTTTTTCGCTATCCAACGAATTGCCATTTGTTGGCATGATGCATGTCgaaaagaaaatggatgtGACACTAGTACTTTTGGTTGTCATGAGCATCAGACATTTAGAAATATAAGATTTCTAAATGATTTATGCCCTATAAGTCCAGTGAATACAACGCGTTTTGATTTTGGTATATATAGTACAATCCTTCAATCTGGTATACCGGGTTCaacaaattattttgaaaagttCTCCAATTGTTTTTGGTGGGGCCTGCGAAATTTGAG TTCTCTTGGTTCAAACCTGGAGCCTAGTATCGATGGATGGGAAAACCTGTTTGCGGCTTTTATATCTATAATTGGCTTGCTTTTATTCTTATATCTCATTGGGAATTTGCAG ACATACATGCAGTTGAATACTGCACGAAGAGAAGACCATAGACACAAGATGAAAGTGGAACGAAAGATGGAAAAGAAAGATCCAGAGACAGAGTTGTGGTTATCTAAAAATGGCGTCCCCAAAAGGTTGATTAATGATATCAAGTCGCAGATGATGGTGAAGGTGCGACAAGAAGTTGAAGTAGACAGGGATGCTGATTTGGACTATATCTTCTCTATTCTTCCCTCGACTCTTCAAATGCGTATTAAACAGTATATGCCTATGACTAGGTTAAAGCAG GTGCCAATGTTTCAAAACATGGATGAAAGTGTGTTGAAAGAAATCTGTCGGCGTCTTAAGCCCAAGAAGTTTACTGAAGGTGATATCATTATTGAAGAGGGTAAACGACTTAAAAAGATGGTCTACATTGTGGAAGGACTTGTAAGCATTAGAAGCAAAGATAGCTCCAGTGATTTGCAGCAACGAGGTCCAGGACAAGTATGTGGAGAAAAACTTGTACGGAGGCTACCGTCAACCTCATTTCCCCGCAAAGCACCGGAAACCAAGTCTGCTATCACAATAGGTGATGTTGAAGCCCTTGTTCTCAAGGCTAGTGACGTGCAGGATATGGTCTTTGAATTCGGAAAGCAATACTTTTTGGGGACAAAAATATTTAGTGCAAAACAACTTGAGGAGGCAACAAACAATTACCATAATATCATTGGTCAAGGAATCTCTGCAACCGTTTACGAAGGAAATCTACCAGATGGCACAAGGGTTGCGGTAAAGAAGTCCAAAACTACTAGACCTATCAGTTATAGTCCACGTGTAATTAAAGAGGTTGGGGTTGCTTCTCAGATAGACCACAAAAATGTGGTGAGGTTCTTAGGCTGTTGTTTGGAACCACAGACACAAGCACTGGTTTTTGAGTACATTCCCAAAGGCACTCTTTCCCAACACACtcataaagaagaagagggcaGAGGATCATCATCACCACTTTCATGGGAGTTACGGATAAAGATAGCGTCAGAGACCGCAGAAGCACTGGCTTACTTGCACTCATTCACTCCCAATAAGCCAATCATACACGGACATGtgaacacaaaaaatatactATTGGATGATGATTTCACGGCGAAGTTGTCTGGCTTTGGAGTTTCACGATTGTTCATtgatgatgacgatgacgatgatgatgaagatgaagctgTGGCAGCTTATGTGCGAGAGAAATTACGGTACTTGGACCTTGAGTATAATCAACCGCAGGCGCTAAGAGAAAAGAGTGACGTCTATAACTTTGGAGTTGTCTTAGCGGAGCTACTAACCAGTCAAGTGTTCGAAAATGATAATGAAAGGAAATATTGCGGCACTCAACTGGACGCCAATGCGGGTCTAAAAGAATGGAACGCTGTTTCGCTCTGCTGGATGTATCGTCGGAACCCGTACAACATGCGAGATTTTTCTCCTGAGAGGGTTATGGAAAAGAGAGACCTGGCCTGGTTTCTATCCTCATTGGAAAAGGGTCACTTGGATCAAATTCTGGATGGTGAAATAATAGTCAATGAAGCAACTTCATCTGACACGGCCAA